The Methanobacterium sp. BAmetb5 genome includes a region encoding these proteins:
- a CDS encoding DUF116 domain-containing protein gives MTISAFYQIFGQVVLVAGILLLILLSVTLILGRILIEKDRLVFPKLLLFTMDVFYGLFKKFSESVGVNAKIVDNIGVEVRNKVNEKHFKKIDPKDTILVLPHCLRHLECEAKLETSGLVCKNCKRCVIGVLKDKGEKMGFRVFIIPGSTFLKKIVEQNKFKAVIGVACFQDLNLAMMNLSNFPCQGVPLLRDGCVNTKVDTRAVLEKMGVKLKEAKKLTPDNSCNPEPNRRIL, from the coding sequence ATGACCATTTCCGCATTTTACCAAATTTTTGGCCAGGTAGTTTTAGTAGCCGGAATCCTGCTCCTAATCCTATTATCAGTCACCCTTATACTGGGCCGAATACTTATTGAAAAGGACCGTCTTGTTTTCCCCAAACTACTTCTTTTCACCATGGATGTTTTCTACGGACTCTTCAAGAAATTTTCAGAGAGCGTAGGGGTAAACGCTAAAATTGTAGATAACATAGGTGTAGAAGTTCGAAACAAAGTTAATGAAAAGCATTTTAAAAAGATAGACCCCAAGGACACCATCCTGGTTTTACCACACTGCCTCCGGCACCTGGAATGCGAGGCAAAACTGGAAACATCCGGCCTGGTGTGCAAAAACTGTAAACGCTGCGTGATCGGTGTTTTGAAGGATAAAGGGGAAAAAATGGGTTTCCGTGTTTTTATAATCCCTGGTTCAACCTTCCTCAAGAAAATAGTGGAACAGAACAAGTTCAAGGCAGTTATAGGGGTGGCCTGCTTCCAGGACCTCAATCTGGCAATGATGAACCTCTCCAATTTCCCATGCCAGGGAGTACCCCTCCTGCGGGATGGATGTGTTAACACCAAAGTGGACACTCGTGCGGTATTGGAAAAAATGGGGGTTAAACTTAAGGAAGCCAAGAAACTGACACCAGATAACTCATGTAATCCTGAACCCAACCGCAGGATCTTGTAA
- a CDS encoding CPBP family intramembrane glutamic endopeptidase yields the protein MKLFNSYKDRNDYLKLVLKIVVALALIQLFRAAIFGSLWWVVNPGDNITLFQMINGLDYLLVGIILLLYFRPSLKDIGLNQDDMVLRTRIFYGLALLVLITLIIIPYTFGWELQILILGLVFGLITPLFEELLFRGYIWGKISQSSGMVHSPTLTLGTVTLLFMVWHLGYLDVLILHPLAPTNIPWIMVSKLGIGLVLGLIVGYLRLKTGKSYASILFHGLWNVFAP from the coding sequence ATGAAACTTTTCAACTCGTATAAAGATAGGAATGACTATTTAAAACTGGTCCTGAAGATTGTCGTGGCCTTGGCTTTGATACAATTGTTCCGGGCGGCTATCTTTGGAAGTCTGTGGTGGGTGGTTAATCCCGGGGATAACATTACCCTCTTCCAGATGATCAATGGACTGGATTACCTGCTTGTGGGAATAATCCTTCTTTTATATTTCAGGCCCTCATTAAAAGATATCGGTTTAAATCAGGATGATATGGTTCTGCGAACCCGGATTTTCTATGGGTTGGCCTTACTGGTCCTGATAACCTTGATAATCATTCCCTACACCTTTGGGTGGGAGCTCCAGATCCTTATCCTGGGCCTGGTGTTTGGTCTCATCACACCCCTGTTTGAAGAGCTCCTCTTCAGGGGTTATATCTGGGGTAAGATATCACAATCCTCGGGAATGGTCCATTCCCCTACTCTGACCCTTGGTACAGTGACTTTACTTTTCATGGTATGGCACCTGGGATATCTGGATGTTTTAATCCTTCATCCACTGGCCCCCACTAATATCCCCTGGATAATGGTTTCAAAATTGGGAATTGGATTGGTTTTAGGGTTGATAGTCGGATATTTACGTCTTAAAACTGGTAAATCATATGCTTCAATATTGTTCCATGGTCTCTGGAATGTCTTTGCACCTTAA
- a CDS encoding helix-turn-helix transcriptional regulator, which translates to MENKLKVYRAMNEITQEDLAQALGVTRQTIIAIEKNKYDPSLNLAFKIARHFKVQIEDLFIYKDE; encoded by the coding sequence ATGGAAAACAAATTGAAGGTTTACCGGGCCATGAATGAAATAACCCAGGAGGACCTGGCTCAGGCACTGGGAGTCACCCGTCAGACCATCATTGCCATTGAAAAAAATAAGTACGATCCTTCACTCAATCTGGCCTTTAAAATAGCCCGACACTTTAAAGTCCAGATTGAGGATCTTTTCATCTACAAGGATGAATAA
- a CDS encoding DUF2178 domain-containing protein, whose protein sequence is MNRKNYQFFRVLIIIFVASTVALGVSLGSLVLAGLSFGLGIVLSIFLRRKLDEVTEDERTKVIAGDASRMAMILFLVVITAVGIVVLALKNVFPQYTQAGITLCDASGLLVILYTGTYWYYNKKYG, encoded by the coding sequence ATGAACCGAAAAAATTACCAGTTTTTCCGTGTGCTGATCATCATTTTCGTGGCCTCCACAGTTGCCCTGGGTGTCTCCCTGGGGAGTCTGGTACTGGCAGGACTATCTTTTGGTCTGGGAATAGTGTTATCCATTTTCCTGCGCAGAAAACTGGATGAAGTAACTGAAGATGAGAGAACAAAGGTAATTGCAGGTGATGCGTCCCGGATGGCCATGATCCTGTTTCTCGTGGTGATAACCGCTGTGGGCATAGTTGTACTGGCACTGAAGAATGTTTTCCCCCAGTACACCCAGGCCGGGATCACCCTGTGTGATGCATCGGGATTGCTGGTTATCCTCTATACTGGAACCTACTGGTATTACAATAAAAAATATGGTTAA
- a CDS encoding DUF2178 domain-containing protein: MNLKTIRIILTAASGLGTVLWFSGMILANIYLVVAALLILVVIIPVAYSNRNNMKEIFQGKDAAIVDDERTQMINERASNMTMGVYLAVMLYIAVIIVTMRNVYPQYTVVGYALFLSLIFALALYAFARWYYTRKY; the protein is encoded by the coding sequence ATGAATCTTAAAACTATACGAATAATCTTAACTGCAGCTTCCGGACTGGGAACTGTTTTATGGTTTTCCGGAATGATATTAGCTAACATTTACCTGGTTGTTGCTGCTCTTTTAATACTGGTAGTCATTATTCCCGTGGCCTATTCCAATAGGAACAATATGAAAGAGATATTTCAGGGGAAAGATGCAGCTATAGTGGATGATGAGAGAACACAGATGATCAATGAAAGGGCATCCAACATGACCATGGGGGTCTATTTAGCGGTGATGTTGTACATTGCGGTGATAATTGTCACCATGAGAAATGTTTATCCCCAGTACACCGTGGTGGGATACGCTCTATTTTTATCACTCATCTTTGCCCTGGCGTTATATGCCTTTGCACGATGGTACTACACTCGAAAGTATTAA
- a CDS encoding response regulator, translating into MTDITIMLVEDEIIVAADVKNRLESMGYEVLGIFDTGEEAIQRAGELRPKLILMDIVLKGEMDGIDAAQEIRELYDIPIIYLTAYSDEKTLQRAKVTEPFGYVLKPFEDREIQSAMEMALYKHEMEKKLKASEEKYRKLVEKFLRVSTEILNELSKPE; encoded by the coding sequence ATGACTGATATAACTATTATGCTAGTGGAAGACGAGATTATCGTTGCTGCTGATGTTAAAAATCGACTGGAGAGTATGGGATATGAGGTTCTGGGGATTTTTGACACGGGAGAGGAAGCCATCCAGAGGGCCGGGGAACTGAGACCCAAACTGATTCTGATGGATATTGTTCTCAAGGGAGAGATGGATGGAATTGATGCTGCCCAGGAGATACGTGAGTTGTACGATATCCCTATTATATATTTAACTGCCTATTCTGATGAAAAAACACTGCAAAGGGCCAAGGTAACTGAACCCTTTGGTTACGTGCTAAAACCATTTGAGGATCGTGAGATCCAGAGTGCCATGGAAATGGCCCTGTACAAGCATGAAATGGAAAAAAAATTAAAGGCCAGCGAAGAAAAGTATCGTAAACTGGTAGAAAAGTTCCTACGTGTTTCCACGGAGATTTTAAATGAATTAAGTAAACCGGAATAG
- a CDS encoding alpha/beta hydrolase, with amino-acid sequence MNQNVDDLLKIIGKQFNPTKGGLDNNTEHFNEFFLSFSSHGPLKITSEPDAPVPSYWMVTPHSSTRKVVLFLHGGVLNRGSTRGHQDLCQRISKYTGFSIFSVDYHLPPGHPFPGAVKDSVESYLWLRDEGFKAHELVIAGISSGGTLALSTLLALKEMGEELPLGGVCMSPVVDFKFPIVYNHLKDVKDWINYSTLEDMRDRYLQGQNTSNGLVSPIYGDLEGLPPLLIQAGSRELLLCDINRFRDVAVKKEVEVDMEVWQGMFHAWQLFYSHLRESEGSLRSVGEFVKGLIK; translated from the coding sequence ATGAACCAAAACGTTGACGACCTGCTTAAAATCATTGGAAAACAGTTCAACCCCACGAAAGGTGGACTGGATAATAATACAGAACACTTTAATGAATTTTTTTTATCTTTCAGTTCCCATGGCCCCCTAAAAATCACTTCAGAACCAGATGCTCCCGTCCCTTCCTACTGGATGGTGACCCCCCATAGCAGCACTCGAAAGGTTGTTCTGTTCCTTCACGGTGGAGTGCTCAACCGGGGATCCACCCGTGGACATCAGGATCTCTGCCAGAGAATATCCAAATACACTGGTTTTTCCATTTTCAGTGTTGATTACCACCTACCACCAGGTCACCCCTTCCCGGGAGCGGTAAAAGATAGCGTTGAATCCTATCTCTGGCTGCGCGATGAAGGTTTCAAGGCCCATGAACTGGTTATTGCCGGAATATCATCGGGAGGTACCCTGGCCCTGTCCACCCTGCTTGCCCTGAAAGAGATGGGGGAAGAATTACCACTGGGAGGGGTCTGCATGTCCCCGGTGGTGGATTTTAAGTTCCCGATAGTTTACAATCACCTGAAAGATGTAAAAGACTGGATCAACTACTCCACACTGGAAGATATGCGGGATAGGTACCTGCAGGGACAAAACACTTCCAATGGGCTGGTTTCACCTATATATGGAGACCTGGAGGGACTGCCACCATTATTGATCCAGGCCGGGAGTCGTGAACTCCTTCTCTGCGATATAAATCGTTTCCGGGATGTGGCAGTTAAGAAAGAGGTGGAAGTAGACATGGAAGTGTGGCAGGGCATGTTTCATGCCTGGCAACTGTTTTACTCCCACTTGAGAGAAAGTGAAGGATCTTTACGGAGTGTGGGGGAATTTGTAAAGGGTTTGATCAAATAG
- a CDS encoding flavodoxin family protein yields MKKVLMLCASPRKESNTMQVLEECARTIEESGLEAEIVSLRQMKIRSCIACGKCAQLHQCALKDGLNDIIEKLKVADGFIIGSPVYFGTARGDLMSALQRIGMVSMNSGNFLSWKVGGPIAVARRGGHTATIQEMLMFFFINDMIVPGSTYWNMVFAHQPGEAEEDTEGIQTAVRFADNVAQLILKIKG; encoded by the coding sequence ATGAAAAAAGTCCTCATGTTATGTGCCAGTCCCCGGAAAGAAAGTAACACCATGCAGGTCCTGGAAGAATGTGCCCGGACCATTGAAGAAAGTGGCCTGGAGGCAGAAATTGTTTCCCTGCGCCAGATGAAAATACGTTCCTGCATTGCCTGTGGAAAGTGTGCCCAACTGCACCAGTGCGCCCTTAAAGACGGGCTCAACGATATTATCGAAAAGTTAAAGGTAGCTGATGGTTTCATCATTGGTTCCCCGGTGTACTTTGGAACGGCCCGTGGTGATTTGATGTCTGCCCTGCAGAGAATTGGAATGGTCAGCATGAACTCGGGAAACTTCCTGTCCTGGAAGGTGGGAGGTCCCATAGCTGTGGCCCGTAGGGGTGGTCACACCGCCACAATACAGGAGATGCTCATGTTCTTCTTCATCAACGACATGATCGTTCCCGGAAGCACCTACTGGAACATGGTCTTCGCCCACCAGCCTGGTGAGGCTGAAGAAGACACGGAAGGAATCCAGACTGCAGTGCGTTTTGCAGATAATGTGGCCCAGCTCATATTGAAAATAAAAGGATAG
- a CDS encoding class I SAM-dependent methyltransferase — translation MSEQELYRKFALYYDLIYQWMDYPGEVEFIKQMVELHQQSPGNDLLDVACGTGNHAQYLTDSFNVVGLDINREMMDIAREKVPEMELIQGNMKKLDLDRDFDTIICLFSSINYHTNLLELEETLKRFHHHLKPGGVLIFDLGFCTENWEEGRMLVDAAVEGDLQLARISQSRLYDGVFNANFVFLIKKDGVMDFEVDQHRIGVFSTREVNQIAEEIGFKTHIYGDYSEIPWDEEKDERPVFVCKKPL, via the coding sequence ATGTCGGAACAGGAACTTTATCGTAAGTTTGCCCTTTACTACGATCTCATCTACCAGTGGATGGACTACCCTGGTGAGGTAGAATTCATTAAACAGATGGTGGAACTTCACCAGCAATCCCCAGGAAATGACCTTCTGGATGTAGCCTGTGGTACGGGTAACCATGCTCAGTACCTCACCGACTCCTTCAACGTGGTGGGACTGGATATTAATCGGGAGATGATGGATATAGCCCGGGAAAAGGTCCCGGAGATGGAGCTCATCCAGGGTAACATGAAAAAATTGGACTTGGATCGGGATTTTGATACTATTATTTGCCTGTTTTCATCCATTAACTACCACACCAACCTCTTAGAGCTGGAAGAAACACTTAAAAGATTCCATCATCATCTGAAACCAGGTGGAGTACTCATATTTGATCTGGGCTTTTGCACCGAGAACTGGGAAGAAGGGAGGATGCTGGTGGATGCCGCAGTGGAGGGAGATCTTCAACTGGCCCGGATATCCCAGAGCCGATTATACGATGGAGTCTTCAATGCCAACTTCGTTTTCCTGATTAAAAAAGACGGGGTTATGGATTTTGAAGTGGATCAACACCGGATTGGCGTGTTCAGCACTCGGGAAGTTAACCAGATTGCGGAAGAAATTGGTTTTAAAACCCATATCTACGGGGATTACTCTGAAATTCCCTGGGATGAAGAAAAAGATGAACGACCGGTTTTTGTATGTAAAAAACCATTATGA
- a CDS encoding NifB/NifX family molybdenum-iron cluster-binding protein, translating to MKIAVATSDQVNADHFGRAKGFAIYQWDGDEIEFVEYIPTNINPEEKHQWHKGLSILGDCEVIIAAQAGMKAKYGIKKANLKLVEEEGTVEEVLERFIKHEKFMSNL from the coding sequence ATGAAGATTGCAGTGGCCACATCCGATCAGGTGAATGCCGATCATTTTGGCCGGGCTAAGGGATTCGCCATATACCAATGGGATGGAGATGAAATAGAATTTGTAGAATACATCCCCACCAATATAAACCCTGAAGAGAAACACCAGTGGCATAAGGGGCTCAGCATTTTGGGGGATTGTGAAGTTATTATCGCCGCCCAGGCCGGGATGAAAGCAAAATATGGGATAAAAAAAGCCAATTTAAAACTAGTTGAAGAGGAAGGGACAGTTGAAGAGGTCTTGGAACGTTTCATTAAGCATGAAAAGTTCATGAGTAACCTATGA
- a CDS encoding 30S ribosomal protein S3ae: MAKARRRRVRDTWKDKQWYTITTPKEFGDAEIGTTPAREPEMLLKRRVESTMRELTGDFSKQYVKLKFQISEVAGDTATTKFIGHQVTSDYVRSMIRRGTSRIDSIVKAETKDGQKMKIHVLAITIKRAKSSQQRYIRETVEKLVVDAAAQKNFVELVEDIIGGKLASYVYHETKKIYPLKRVEVIKTKVIDEKKS; the protein is encoded by the coding sequence ATGGCTAAAGCAAGACGCAGAAGAGTTAGAGATACTTGGAAAGATAAACAATGGTACACGATTACTACTCCTAAAGAATTCGGAGATGCTGAAATAGGCACCACCCCTGCCAGGGAACCAGAAATGCTCCTCAAAAGAAGGGTGGAATCCACTATGAGGGAACTTACTGGTGACTTCAGTAAACAGTACGTGAAACTCAAATTCCAGATCAGTGAAGTTGCCGGGGACACCGCCACCACTAAATTCATCGGTCATCAGGTTACCAGCGACTATGTGAGAAGCATGATCCGGAGGGGAACCAGCCGTATTGACTCCATAGTTAAGGCTGAAACCAAAGATGGACAGAAGATGAAAATCCATGTCCTGGCCATCACCATAAAACGGGCCAAATCATCCCAGCAGCGTTACATCCGGGAAACTGTAGAAAAACTGGTGGTAGACGCCGCAGCACAGAAAAACTTCGTGGAACTGGTGGAAGACATAATAGGTGGAAAACTGGCCTCCTACGTTTACCATGAAACCAAGAAGATCTACCCCCTCAAAAGGGTAGAAGTAATCAAAACCAAAGTAATTGATGAAAAAAAATCCTAA
- a CDS encoding TIGR00297 family protein gives MIIWEYVILLVIIGLITYMRKALDLLGSIFMIIMGVIIIFAAGVNWLLLIFLFLILGVGFTRYKHDYKKEIGVYEGTRTIKNVVSNGIVAFVMAAFGNYAGFIGSIATATADTMASEVGVATTPRLITNFKKVPPGTDGGVSVLGTFAGIVGAGLIGLAAYILGIYPDLVRTMVIALVAGTFGCLVDSILGAILEIKGYLTNEHVNLLATLAGALLGNIMVWLIW, from the coding sequence ATGATTATCTGGGAATATGTGATCCTCCTGGTGATCATAGGGCTCATTACCTACATGAGAAAGGCCCTTGATCTCTTGGGATCCATTTTCATGATCATAATGGGCGTGATCATCATCTTCGCCGCCGGTGTAAACTGGCTTTTATTAATTTTTTTATTTCTCATTCTGGGAGTTGGATTCACCCGGTATAAACACGATTATAAGAAGGAAATTGGAGTTTACGAGGGAACTCGAACCATTAAAAACGTGGTCTCCAATGGAATTGTGGCCTTTGTAATGGCCGCCTTCGGTAACTATGCTGGATTTATTGGTTCTATAGCCACGGCCACTGCCGATACCATGGCCAGTGAAGTGGGAGTAGCCACCACCCCCCGTCTCATAACTAACTTTAAGAAGGTTCCCCCGGGTACAGATGGGGGAGTTTCTGTTCTGGGAACATTTGCCGGAATTGTTGGAGCTGGATTGATTGGGTTAGCCGCCTATATATTAGGAATTTACCCTGATCTGGTGAGAACCATGGTAATAGCCCTGGTAGCCGGGACCTTTGGATGTCTGGTTGACAGCATACTGGGAGCAATACTGGAAATAAAGGGCTATTTAACCAACGAACATGTTAATCTCTTAGCTACCCTAGCCGGAGCTTTATTAGGCAATATCATGGTATGGCTGATATGGTGA